The proteins below are encoded in one region of Neoasaia chiangmaiensis:
- a CDS encoding 2Fe-2S iron-sulfur cluster-binding protein translates to MLRLMPNDHAHLNGVLALTRRRLVQGASALAVAVRYGSRRAWARVASNTAVAGPASATTTLTVNGQTHRLSMDARVTLLDLLRERLLLTGTKKGCDHGQCGACTVLINGGRQLSCLSLAAMHDGDRITTVEGLASDQGLHPVQAAFLKHDGFQCGYCTSGQICSSVGMLKEWRRGDPSLVTENLDDDHPKLTEAELHERMAGNICRCSAYLNIADALREAARETA, encoded by the coding sequence ATGCTTCGACTTATGCCGAACGATCATGCGCATCTGAATGGTGTATTGGCCCTGACGCGGCGCAGGCTGGTGCAGGGTGCTTCGGCGCTGGCCGTGGCCGTGCGCTACGGCTCGCGTCGGGCTTGGGCGCGCGTTGCGTCGAACACTGCCGTCGCCGGCCCGGCGTCGGCCACGACGACGCTGACAGTCAACGGTCAGACGCATCGGCTTTCCATGGATGCGCGCGTGACGCTGCTCGACCTGTTGCGCGAGCGTCTTCTTCTGACAGGCACCAAAAAAGGTTGTGACCACGGCCAGTGCGGTGCCTGCACAGTTCTGATTAATGGAGGGCGGCAGTTATCCTGCCTGAGTCTGGCGGCCATGCATGACGGCGACCGGATCACGACCGTCGAGGGGCTGGCCAGCGACCAGGGTCTGCATCCGGTGCAGGCGGCATTTCTGAAGCATGACGGTTTTCAGTGCGGCTATTGCACATCGGGGCAGATCTGCTCGTCCGTCGGGATGCTGAAGGAGTGGCGGCGGGGTGATCCCAGCCTCGTGACGGAAAATCTGGACGACGATCATCCGAAACTTACGGAGGCCGAACTGCACGAGCGCATGGCGGGCAATATCTGCCGTTGCAGTGCCTATCTCAATATTGCGGATGCGTTGCGTGAAGCGGCGCGGGAGACGGCATGA
- a CDS encoding FAD binding domain-containing protein: MRPVSYERARTVGQAARMSASAGAMPIAGGTNLLDLSKLEVETPSRLVDIRQIDALRGVRETTEGEVRIGALVSNAELAAHPVIRARYPLLSRAILAGASGQIRNMASTGGNLLQRTRCVQFYDTSSACNKRQPGSGCGALHGANRMNAIVGGSEHCIAVHPSDMAVAMRVLDAVVEIQGADGAVRHVPIGAFYRLPGDTPQNETVVRQGDIITAVLLPPAPPGQQFYRKVRDRASYAFALVSVGAVVAVEDGRFSTVRFGFGGIAPKPWRVEAAEASLKGRAVSREAVRDACDMALSGAIGRGDNDFKIPLAHHTLAAVLAV; the protein is encoded by the coding sequence ATGAGGCCGGTTTCCTACGAGCGGGCGCGGACCGTCGGACAGGCTGCGAGGATGAGCGCATCGGCGGGCGCGATGCCGATCGCCGGTGGGACCAATCTGCTCGATCTCAGCAAGCTGGAAGTGGAAACCCCGTCGCGGCTGGTCGATATCCGGCAGATCGATGCCCTGCGTGGTGTCAGGGAGACGACGGAGGGCGAAGTCCGTATCGGCGCGCTGGTGAGCAATGCGGAACTGGCGGCGCACCCGGTCATTCGCGCGCGTTATCCACTGTTGTCGCGCGCCATTCTGGCAGGGGCCTCGGGCCAGATACGCAACATGGCCAGCACGGGCGGTAATCTGCTGCAGCGGACACGGTGCGTGCAGTTTTACGATACGTCGAGCGCCTGCAACAAGCGTCAGCCGGGCAGTGGCTGCGGGGCGCTACACGGCGCGAACCGCATGAATGCCATCGTCGGTGGCAGCGAGCACTGTATTGCCGTGCATCCGTCCGACATGGCGGTCGCCATGCGGGTTCTGGACGCTGTGGTGGAGATTCAGGGGGCGGACGGTGCGGTGCGACATGTACCGATCGGTGCATTCTACCGCTTGCCGGGCGATACGCCCCAGAACGAAACGGTGGTTCGACAGGGCGACATCATCACCGCCGTCCTGCTCCCGCCAGCGCCACCGGGCCAGCAATTCTACCGCAAAGTGCGCGACAGGGCGAGTTATGCCTTCGCGCTGGTCTCGGTCGGTGCAGTGGTTGCCGTCGAGGACGGTCGGTTCTCGACCGTGCGTTTCGGCTTTGGCGGTATCGCGCCGAAGCCGTGGCGCGTGGAGGCGGCGGAGGCGAGTTTGAAAGGCAGGGCGGTCTCGCGCGAGGCTGTCCGGGATGCATGTGACATGGCGCTGAGTGGCGCGATCGGACGGGGCGACAATGACTTCAAAATCCCCTTGGCCCACCATACGCTGGCGGCCGTCCTGGCCGTCTAG
- a CDS encoding xanthine dehydrogenase family protein molybdopterin-binding subunit produces the protein MTSKSPWPTIRWRPSWPSRPGARQNDTLPDPPLGPPIGPGIVRVEGHAKVTGRARYSYEAQSADGVPARALYGAAVLSTIARGRIASIDTSAAEKAPGVRLVLTHRNAPPQAKWGPLNAKVRFARSQPVLHDDQVRYFGEPVAFVVADSFENATDAAYRIAVRYAAEAPDIDLQAEKGVDPAPLHGGKSADTRKGDFDASFGECVHRIDVRYDTPYQHHVSMEAQASLAYWQGGKLVIHAPAQIPAAMQAGIAATFQMPQQDVRIVATLIGGGFGGKLPYFADSVLCAIASRLLSQPVKFAFTRQQTFLATSHRPAVLHRVRVGVGADGLIRAIGHEVVSQTASFDNYLDGDTMGAEGLYRADAILTTQRLARLDLPRSDSMRSPGDASGSLAFECAIDEAAYASGVDPVEFRIRNDTSTSPASGKPFSSRRLVACFETGAENFGWKARSKRRDGEWLIGFGAASAMRDNMLRESSAEVTLLPDGRLEARLDMTDPGTGSYTVLTQIAAEALGLPVERVTVRIGDTDFPPTAGSGGSFGAESAGSALYEACGRLRERLAQQASADARFQNMAASDFRFEGGLLKAGGAKIALGELARRGAPDGMTAPGHIAPGVEAKDYAEASFGAQFAEVAVNAVTGETRVRRMLGVFACGRILNARTARSQALGGMIWGLSSALMEGNSVDARGQFVAHDLANYHVPIMADIGTIDAVLMEEEDPVANPLAIKGIGEVGINGAGAAVANAIFDATGIRIRSFPITLDKLGAHLWAA, from the coding sequence ATGACTTCAAAATCCCCTTGGCCCACCATACGCTGGCGGCCGTCCTGGCCGTCTAGGCCGGGCGCACGACAGAACGACACCCTGCCGGATCCGCCGCTGGGACCGCCCATTGGGCCGGGGATCGTGCGTGTCGAGGGACATGCGAAGGTCACGGGGCGGGCGCGCTATTCCTATGAGGCGCAATCGGCCGATGGCGTGCCGGCGCGTGCGTTGTATGGTGCTGCGGTGCTCTCGACGATTGCACGGGGGCGGATCGCATCGATCGATACGTCGGCGGCGGAAAAGGCGCCCGGCGTCCGGTTGGTGCTCACCCATCGGAATGCACCGCCGCAGGCAAAATGGGGACCGCTGAACGCCAAGGTTCGGTTCGCACGCAGCCAGCCTGTCCTGCATGACGACCAGGTGCGGTATTTCGGCGAGCCTGTTGCGTTCGTGGTGGCGGACAGCTTCGAGAACGCCACGGACGCGGCGTATCGGATCGCAGTGCGATATGCCGCCGAAGCGCCGGATATCGACTTGCAGGCTGAAAAGGGCGTCGATCCCGCACCACTGCATGGCGGCAAGTCGGCCGATACGCGCAAAGGCGATTTCGATGCGTCGTTCGGTGAATGCGTGCATCGGATCGACGTCCGATACGACACGCCATACCAGCATCATGTTTCGATGGAGGCACAGGCAAGCCTTGCCTACTGGCAGGGCGGCAAGCTCGTCATTCATGCGCCGGCGCAGATTCCGGCTGCGATGCAGGCCGGCATCGCGGCGACGTTCCAAATGCCGCAACAAGACGTACGGATCGTCGCGACGCTGATCGGCGGCGGTTTCGGGGGGAAACTGCCGTATTTCGCCGACTCTGTGCTGTGTGCCATCGCCAGCCGGCTGTTGTCGCAACCCGTGAAATTTGCCTTCACGCGCCAGCAGACTTTTCTTGCGACATCGCATCGCCCTGCTGTTCTGCATCGTGTTCGCGTGGGTGTCGGCGCGGACGGCCTGATCCGGGCGATCGGACATGAGGTGGTGTCGCAGACAGCGTCGTTCGACAACTATCTCGATGGCGACACGATGGGTGCGGAGGGGCTTTATCGCGCCGACGCCATTCTGACGACGCAGCGTCTGGCGCGCCTCGATCTGCCACGCTCGGATTCGATGCGCTCGCCCGGTGATGCTTCGGGGTCGCTGGCATTCGAATGCGCGATCGACGAGGCGGCGTATGCCAGTGGCGTCGATCCGGTCGAGTTTCGAATCCGTAACGATACGTCCACCAGCCCCGCTTCAGGCAAGCCGTTCAGCAGCCGCCGACTGGTGGCATGTTTCGAAACAGGCGCCGAAAACTTCGGTTGGAAGGCGCGCAGCAAACGTCGTGACGGGGAGTGGCTGATCGGTTTCGGCGCGGCATCGGCGATGCGTGACAACATGCTCAGGGAGTCCAGCGCCGAAGTCACTCTCCTGCCGGATGGGCGGCTGGAGGCACGGCTGGATATGACCGATCCTGGAACCGGCAGCTACACCGTGTTGACCCAGATCGCCGCCGAGGCGTTGGGTTTGCCGGTTGAGCGCGTAACGGTGCGGATCGGCGATACGGATTTCCCCCCGACCGCCGGTTCCGGTGGTTCATTCGGTGCGGAAAGCGCAGGATCGGCGTTATATGAAGCGTGTGGTCGCTTGCGCGAGCGACTGGCCCAGCAGGCATCGGCCGATGCACGGTTTCAGAATATGGCCGCCTCCGATTTCCGGTTCGAAGGCGGTTTGCTGAAAGCGGGCGGTGCGAAGATCGCGCTTGGCGAATTGGCGCGACGCGGCGCTCCGGATGGCATGACGGCGCCAGGCCATATCGCACCGGGTGTTGAAGCGAAGGATTACGCCGAAGCCTCATTCGGCGCGCAGTTTGCGGAGGTGGCGGTCAATGCCGTGACGGGTGAGACACGTGTCCGTCGCATGTTAGGGGTTTTCGCCTGCGGGCGCATCCTCAACGCACGGACGGCACGCTCGCAGGCGCTTGGCGGCATGATCTGGGGATTGTCCTCCGCCCTGATGGAAGGCAATTCGGTTGATGCGCGCGGCCAGTTCGTGGCTCATGATCTGGCGAATTACCATGTGCCGATCATGGCCGATATCGGCACGATCGACGCTGTATTGATGGAAGAGGAAGACCCGGTCGCCAATCCGCTCGCGATCAAGGGAATTGGCGAAGTCGGTATCAATGGCGCGGGTGCTGCCGTGGCGAACGCGATTTTCGATGCGACGGGGATTCGTATCCGGTCGTTTCCCATCACGCTCGATAAGCTGGGCGCGCATCTATGGGCGGCATGA
- the zwf gene encoding glucose-6-phosphate dehydrogenase: protein MMQDVTAPTSNILTQYAAPPACTLVIFGGGGDLTKRLLVPSLYDLAESQTLPQTFSLIGVDRTAMESGTWRDGLRQMIESFTQDPDAEFSATSIDDAAWGRLFANARYIAGDFTQPALFETLRDALGDGNAIFYLAVPARFFGGIVTRLGEAGLLAEQEGGAFRRVVIEKPFGHDLASARELDATLLHQGREAQFYRIDHFLGKETVQSIMALRFANGMFEPVWRQEYIDHIQITAAETVGVEQRGAFYEVTGALRDMVPNHLFTILCMIAMEPPNILTPEAVREEKAKLLQAIRVLAPEDYVRGQYTAGSINGADVPGYREEPNVSPDSTTETYAAMKLHVDNWRWGGVPFYLRTGKRMQARQTEIAIFFKQAPHRLFANAPSHGLTNIVRLLIDPVHGIQMHFDVKKPGPGIDLASVYNSFRYDDFFPKTANVGYETLLYDCMAGDPMLFQRSDAIEEAWRIVDDVLKQEKSQPEPYAAGTLGPKDADDLLARDGRAWLPVGDQRRRTAEA, encoded by the coding sequence ATGATGCAGGACGTGACGGCCCCGACTTCCAATATTCTCACGCAATACGCGGCGCCGCCCGCTTGCACGCTGGTTATTTTCGGTGGCGGTGGCGATCTGACGAAGCGTCTGCTGGTTCCCTCGCTATATGATCTGGCGGAAAGTCAGACCTTGCCGCAGACATTCAGCCTGATCGGCGTCGATCGCACCGCGATGGAATCCGGGACGTGGCGCGACGGCCTGCGCCAGATGATCGAAAGCTTCACGCAAGATCCCGACGCCGAGTTTTCCGCGACATCGATCGACGATGCGGCGTGGGGCAGGCTGTTTGCGAATGCGCGCTATATTGCTGGCGATTTCACGCAGCCGGCGCTTTTCGAGACGCTGCGCGATGCCTTGGGCGACGGTAACGCGATTTTCTATCTCGCGGTGCCGGCGCGTTTTTTTGGCGGTATTGTCACCCGACTGGGCGAGGCCGGCCTGCTGGCGGAGCAGGAGGGAGGCGCTTTCCGGCGGGTCGTGATCGAAAAGCCGTTCGGCCACGATCTGGCGAGTGCCCGCGAGCTGGACGCCACGTTGTTGCATCAGGGGCGCGAGGCCCAGTTTTATCGCATCGATCATTTCCTCGGAAAGGAAACGGTGCAGAGCATCATGGCGTTGCGTTTTGCCAACGGCATGTTCGAGCCCGTGTGGCGCCAGGAATATATCGATCATATCCAGATTACGGCGGCGGAAACTGTCGGCGTCGAACAGCGGGGCGCGTTCTATGAAGTGACAGGTGCGCTGCGCGACATGGTGCCGAATCATCTTTTTACCATTCTCTGCATGATTGCGATGGAGCCGCCGAACATCCTCACGCCCGAAGCCGTGCGCGAGGAGAAAGCAAAGCTGTTGCAGGCCATCAGGGTCCTTGCGCCGGAAGATTACGTGCGTGGACAATATACGGCTGGATCGATCAATGGGGCGGACGTACCGGGTTATCGCGAGGAACCGAATGTCTCTCCCGACAGCACGACCGAAACATATGCCGCCATGAAGCTGCATGTCGACAACTGGCGTTGGGGCGGTGTGCCTTTCTATCTGCGGACGGGCAAGCGCATGCAGGCCCGCCAGACCGAGATTGCGATTTTTTTCAAGCAGGCGCCGCATCGACTGTTCGCGAATGCGCCGTCACATGGTCTGACCAATATCGTCCGGCTGCTGATCGATCCGGTGCATGGTATTCAGATGCATTTCGACGTGAAAAAGCCGGGGCCAGGGATCGATCTGGCGTCTGTTTACAATTCGTTTCGATATGATGATTTCTTTCCGAAGACAGCGAATGTTGGATACGAAACGCTGCTTTATGATTGCATGGCGGGCGATCCGATGCTGTTCCAGCGAAGCGACGCCATCGAGGAAGCCTGGCGGATCGTGGACGATGTTCTCAAGCAGGAAAAAAGTCAGCCGGAGCCTTACGCTGCCGGAACGCTTGGCCCGAAGGACGCGGACGACCTGCTGGCACGCGATGGGCGCGCCTGGTTGCCGGTTGGCGACCAGCGGAGGCGAACGGCCGAGGCATAA
- a CDS encoding glycoside hydrolase family 15 protein, with protein sequence MSGMSIENHAIIGDLRTTALIALNGTIDFLCWPRFDSPSIFASLLEPEAGAFELAPVLEGGRSTQFYIPDTNVLLTRLLSHEGVSEISDFMTPAPQDPEQRLVRRAKAVRGNVRFRMRCAPRFDYARVGHEAYMLTDYIVLFQQAGTAHPALRLCSTVPLRIENGAAVAEFELAANDTATFILDGVTTVHNIALEDHWSAEAFKATTTYWRDWVGRSTYHGRWYEQITRSTLALKLLTSAEHGSMVAAATFGLPEDPGGVRNWDYRYCWIRDASFMVYAFMKTGHKEEATAFIRWLHERRMEAQPGEARLRVLYGIDGRKITTETDLEHFAGYRDSRPVRIGNLAEEQLQLDIIGEVMDAIYHADDYCERLSTEAWKAVTEGIDWLCLSWNQPDESIWEVRGGRRHFLYSRLMCWVAFDRAIRLAERRALPGRIAVWVRERDAIYRDIHENFWNAEGQYFVQYKGGDMIDASCLLMPLMGFIGDHDPRWQSTLKAVGDSLVDDSHVYRYHVVLGDNEDGLTGLEGTFTMCSFWYVECLARSGDLLQARFLFEKMLSYANHVGLFSEEIGPSGEHLGNFPQAFTHLALIRAGQYLNRALTQHEKSN encoded by the coding sequence ATGAGCGGCATGTCTATCGAAAATCACGCGATTATCGGCGATCTGCGCACGACGGCGCTGATCGCTCTCAATGGCACGATCGATTTTCTCTGTTGGCCGCGTTTCGACAGCCCGAGCATTTTCGCGTCGTTGCTCGAGCCGGAAGCTGGCGCATTCGAACTGGCGCCGGTGCTGGAAGGTGGCCGTTCGACGCAGTTCTATATCCCCGATACGAACGTGCTGTTGACCCGGCTGCTTTCGCACGAAGGCGTCAGCGAGATTTCGGACTTCATGACCCCGGCGCCGCAGGATCCGGAGCAGCGTCTGGTGCGGCGGGCGAAGGCAGTTCGCGGGAACGTGCGCTTCCGCATGCGTTGCGCGCCGCGTTTCGATTACGCCCGCGTCGGGCACGAAGCCTATATGCTGACGGATTATATCGTCCTTTTCCAGCAGGCCGGAACGGCGCATCCGGCACTGCGGCTTTGTTCGACCGTGCCACTGCGGATCGAGAATGGCGCGGCCGTGGCGGAATTCGAGCTGGCAGCGAACGATACGGCGACATTCATCCTCGATGGCGTGACGACCGTCCACAACATCGCCTTGGAGGACCACTGGTCGGCGGAGGCTTTCAAGGCGACGACGACATACTGGCGTGACTGGGTAGGGCGTTCGACCTATCACGGGCGTTGGTATGAACAGATCACGCGATCCACGCTGGCGCTCAAGCTGCTGACCTCGGCCGAACACGGCTCCATGGTGGCGGCGGCAACCTTCGGACTGCCCGAGGATCCTGGTGGGGTTCGGAACTGGGATTATCGCTACTGCTGGATCCGTGACGCGTCGTTCATGGTCTATGCCTTCATGAAGACGGGGCATAAGGAGGAGGCGACGGCCTTCATCCGCTGGCTGCATGAGCGACGCATGGAGGCTCAGCCGGGAGAGGCGCGGTTGCGCGTTCTCTATGGCATTGACGGGCGCAAGATCACGACCGAGACGGATCTCGAGCATTTCGCAGGGTACCGGGATTCACGGCCTGTGCGGATCGGCAATCTGGCGGAGGAACAACTCCAGCTCGACATCATCGGCGAGGTGATGGACGCGATCTATCATGCCGACGATTATTGCGAACGTCTGAGCACCGAAGCCTGGAAAGCCGTGACAGAGGGCATAGACTGGCTTTGCCTGAGCTGGAACCAGCCTGACGAGAGCATCTGGGAGGTGCGCGGCGGACGGCGGCATTTCCTCTATTCACGCCTGATGTGCTGGGTCGCGTTCGATCGGGCCATCCGCTTGGCGGAGCGGCGGGCATTGCCGGGTCGTATCGCCGTATGGGTGCGGGAGCGCGATGCGATCTATCGCGACATCCACGAGAACTTCTGGAATGCCGAGGGGCAGTATTTTGTCCAGTACAAGGGCGGCGACATGATCGATGCGTCCTGTCTGCTGATGCCACTGATGGGTTTCATCGGCGATCACGACCCGCGCTGGCAATCCACGCTGAAAGCTGTGGGGGACAGCCTGGTCGATGACAGTCACGTCTATCGTTATCACGTGGTGCTGGGCGACAACGAGGACGGACTGACCGGGCTGGAGGGCACCTTTACCATGTGTTCGTTCTGGTACGTCGAATGTCTCGCGCGTTCGGGCGATCTGTTGCAGGCGCGTTTCCTGTTCGAGAAAATGCTGTCCTATGCCAATCACGTCGGGCTGTTTTCTGAGGAGATCGGGCCGTCGGGCGAGCATCTGGGCAACTTCCCACAGGCCTTTACCCATCTGGCGCTCATCCGGGCCGGGCAATATCTCAATCGAGCGCTAACCCAGCATGAAAAAAGCAACTAA